A stretch of the Aphanothece sacrum FPU1 genome encodes the following:
- a CDS encoding ParE family toxin-like protein, protein MISRTTKKFWKAYAKLDETIQQQAHNSYRLFRQDQYHPSLHFKKVHDTLPIYSARVNLDYRAVGILDNNEIIWFWIGTHDAYEKLLSRL, encoded by the coding sequence ATGATTTCCAGAACAACGAAAAAGTTTTGGAAAGCTTATGCCAAACTTGATGAAACCATCCAGCAACAAGCTCACAATTCCTATCGTCTTTTCCGTCAAGATCAATACCATCCTAGCCTACACTTCAAGAAAGTGCATGACACTTTACCCATCTATTCTGCTAGAGTAAACCTTGATTATCGTGCAGTTGGTATTCTTGATAATAACGAAATTATCTGGTTTTGGATTGGTACTCATGATGCCTATGAAAAGCTTCTTTCTCGACTTTGA
- a CDS encoding Uma2 family endonuclease: MTSIISPEISYSFFFSLPQWKTANWDDYLNYRDTLEEQRIKLYYYQNKLLIQMGKEGINHTSINDLFTMILFIWFSQHPEINMNSFGGVLLEKREKRSAAPDLVVYLGKDYPKWKQGESRYINLDQWPVPNLVGEISDTTLSSDLDEKKHLYADLGIPEYWVIDVQAKRVFAFQLQDNGQYQQGDVSLVLRGLPIKLLVESLERLDQETNVSVANWFSQQILNRKSE, from the coding sequence ATGACTTCAATAATTTCTCCAGAAATATCATACTCTTTTTTCTTCTCTTTACCCCAATGGAAAACAGCAAATTGGGATGATTATCTTAACTATCGTGATACTTTAGAAGAGCAAAGAATTAAATTATATTATTATCAAAATAAACTCTTAATTCAAATGGGAAAAGAAGGGATTAATCATACTTCTATTAATGATTTATTTACCATGATCTTGTTTATTTGGTTTAGCCAACATCCAGAAATAAACATGAATAGTTTTGGAGGTGTATTATTAGAAAAGAGAGAAAAACGTTCAGCAGCACCAGATTTAGTAGTTTATTTGGGAAAAGATTACCCCAAATGGAAACAGGGAGAAAGTCGTTATATTAATTTAGATCAATGGCCAGTTCCTAACCTAGTTGGAGAAATTTCAGATACAACTTTATCCAGTGATTTAGATGAAAAAAAACATCTCTATGCTGATTTAGGAATTCCTGAATATTGGGTAATTGATGTACAAGCAAAACGAGTTTTTGCTTTTCAATTACAAGATAATGGACAATATCAACAAGGGGATGTATCCTTAGTATTAAGAGGATTACCAATTAAGTTATTAGTGGAAAGTTTAGAACGCTTAGACCAAGAAACAAATGTTAGTGTGGCAAATTGGTTTTCTCAACAAATTTTAAATAGAAAGAGTGAATGA
- a CDS encoding DUF2808 domain-containing protein codes for MNKHPKFSLSFVSKRLLAALAVSGCLLTGLQALTWAGSNPGLTIFSGVDNRNNILDYHLDFGGRPENVGERYKLYVPGKKLTQGVSKFYISYLEKPEFNGKFDLDSVQIRIKGKTVPIREVYWDKESRVIEIDLAENIEASQKVDIVFSNVKNPSSGTYYFICDVLSSGNIPVRLYVGTWILSIEKG; via the coding sequence ATGAATAAGCACCCTAAATTCTCCTTAAGCTTTGTCTCTAAACGATTACTAGCGGCCCTAGCTGTATCAGGTTGCTTATTGACCGGTCTACAAGCTTTGACTTGGGCCGGAAGTAACCCTGGTTTAACCATTTTTAGTGGGGTTGATAACCGTAATAATATCCTTGATTATCATTTAGACTTTGGTGGCCGGCCAGAGAATGTTGGGGAACGTTATAAACTCTATGTACCTGGGAAGAAACTCACTCAAGGAGTCAGTAAGTTTTATATCTCCTACTTAGAGAAACCCGAATTTAATGGAAAATTTGACCTAGACTCTGTACAAATTCGTATTAAAGGAAAGACTGTTCCTATACGAGAAGTATATTGGGATAAAGAAAGTCGAGTGATTGAAATTGATTTAGCTGAAAATATTGAAGCTAGTCAAAAAGTTGATATTGTCTTTTCTAATGTGAAAAATCCCAGTTCTGGAACTTATTATTTTATTTGTGATGTGCTGAGTTCTGGCAATATTCCCGTTCGACTTTATGTAGGAACTTGGATTTTATCCATTGAAAAAGGTTAA
- a CDS encoding type II toxin-antitoxin system RelE family toxin: protein MDNWQLFFTKQAEKDTRKLVSAGLAKQVTKLLYLLKDNPYESYPISQEKIKLIIIGKAIAFLD from the coding sequence ATGGATAATTGGCAATTATTTTTTACTAAACAAGCTGAAAAAGACACGAGAAAGCTTGTGAGTGCTGGATTAGCAAAACAAGTAACTAAGTTGTTATATCTCTTAAAAGACAATCCTTATGAATCTTATCCAATTTCTCAAGAAAAAATTAAATTAATTATTATTGGTAAGGCGATCGCATTTTTGGATTAA
- a CDS encoding type II toxin-antitoxin system Phd/YefM family antitoxin — MKIININQAKDEIEQLVNQTNDNHQAILLSGTQGNAVLIAEEDWNSIQETLYLHSIPGMVKSIIEGGNTPIEDCINEAAIRDILNG; from the coding sequence GTGAAAATTATTAATATTAATCAAGCTAAGGATGAAATCGAGCAGTTGGTCAATCAAACCAATGATAATCATCAAGCGATTCTTTTATCGGGTACACAAGGAAATGCTGTTTTAATTGCAGAAGAAGATTGGAATTCGATTCAAGAAACACTTTATTTACATTCTATTCCTGGTATGGTTAAGTCCATCATTGAAGGGGGAAATACACCGATTGAAGATTGTATAAATGAAGCGGCAATTAGAGACATTTTAAATGGATAA